A region of Streptomyces sp. TG1A-60 DNA encodes the following proteins:
- the tsaD gene encoding tRNA (adenosine(37)-N6)-threonylcarbamoyltransferase complex transferase subunit TsaD yields MADEPLVLGIETSCDETGVGVVRGTTLLADAIASSVDEHARFGGVVPEVASRAHLEAMVPTIDRALREAGVSAKDLDGIAVTAGPGLAGALLVGVSAAKAYAYALGKPLYGVNHLASHICVDQLEHGALPEPTMALLVSGGHSSLLLSTDITSDVRPMGATIDDAAGEAFDKIARVLNLGFPGGPVIDRYAREGDPNAIAFPRGLTGPRDPVYDFSFSGLKTAVARWIEAKRAAGEEVPVRDVAASFQEAVVDVLTRKAVRACKDQGVDHLMIGGGVAANSRLRVLAQERCEAAGIRLRVPRPKLCTDNGAMVAALGAEMVVRGRAASDWDLSADSSLPVTEPHVPGHTHDHDHVHEFAKDNLYS; encoded by the coding sequence ATGGCTGACGAACCCCTGGTCCTGGGGATCGAGACCTCCTGCGACGAGACCGGTGTCGGCGTCGTGCGCGGTACGACGTTGCTGGCGGACGCGATCGCGTCGAGCGTCGATGAGCACGCCCGTTTCGGTGGTGTGGTGCCCGAGGTCGCCTCGCGCGCGCACCTGGAGGCGATGGTCCCGACGATCGACCGTGCGCTGAGGGAAGCGGGGGTGAGCGCGAAGGACCTCGACGGCATCGCGGTCACGGCCGGGCCGGGGCTGGCGGGTGCGCTGCTGGTGGGCGTCTCGGCCGCGAAGGCGTACGCGTACGCGCTGGGCAAGCCGTTGTACGGCGTCAATCACCTCGCCTCCCACATCTGCGTCGACCAGCTGGAGCACGGGGCGCTGCCCGAGCCGACGATGGCGTTGCTCGTGTCGGGCGGGCACTCCTCGTTGCTGCTGTCGACGGACATCACGTCGGACGTACGGCCGATGGGCGCGACGATCGACGACGCGGCGGGGGAGGCCTTCGACAAGATCGCGCGGGTACTGAACCTCGGGTTCCCGGGCGGCCCGGTCATCGACCGGTACGCGAGGGAGGGCGACCCGAACGCCATCGCCTTCCCGCGCGGGCTCACCGGGCCCCGCGACCCCGTGTACGACTTCTCCTTCTCGGGGCTCAAGACCGCCGTGGCCCGCTGGATCGAGGCCAAGCGGGCCGCCGGGGAGGAGGTACCGGTGCGGGACGTCGCCGCGTCCTTCCAGGAGGCCGTGGTCGACGTGCTCACCCGGAAGGCCGTGCGGGCCTGCAAGGACCAGGGGGTGGACCACCTGATGATCGGCGGGGGCGTCGCCGCCAACTCCCGGCTGCGGGTGCTGGCGCAGGAGCGGTGCGAGGCGGCCGGGATCCGGCTCCGGGTGCCGCGGCCGAAGCTGTGCACGGACAACGGGGCGATGGTGGCCGCGCTGGGCGCCGAGATGGTCGTGCGGGGCCGCGCCGCCTCGGACTGGGACCTGTCGGCGGACTCCTCGCTGCCGGTGACGGAACCGCACGTGCCGGGGCATACGCACGACCACGACCACGTGCACGAGTTCGCGAAGGACAACCTGTACTCGTGA
- the rimI gene encoding ribosomal protein S18-alanine N-acetyltransferase: protein MTTPVLREMRWWDIEPVLQLEKDLFPEDAWSRGMFWSDLAHARGPGATRRYFVAESPDEDGRIIGYGGLASAGDVGDVQTIAVARGHWGTGLGALILTELLRTATAFECAQVMLECRVDNVRAQKLYERFGFEAIGFRRGYYQPGNVDALVMRLNDPSTSVRGTEING from the coding sequence GTGACGACCCCGGTGCTGCGCGAGATGCGCTGGTGGGACATCGAGCCCGTACTGCAGCTGGAGAAGGACCTGTTCCCCGAGGACGCCTGGTCCCGGGGCATGTTCTGGTCGGACCTCGCCCATGCGCGCGGGCCCGGGGCGACCCGGCGGTACTTCGTGGCGGAGTCCCCGGACGAGGACGGGCGGATCATCGGCTACGGGGGGCTCGCATCCGCCGGGGACGTCGGCGACGTCCAGACCATCGCCGTCGCCCGGGGCCACTGGGGGACCGGTCTCGGCGCGCTGATCCTCACCGAGTTGCTGCGGACCGCCACCGCCTTCGAGTGCGCCCAGGTGATGCTCGAATGCCGGGTCGACAACGTCCGTGCGCAGAAGCTCTACGAACGCTTCGGCTTCGAGGCGATCGGCTTCCGCCGCGGCTACTACCAGCCGGGGAACGTGGACGCGCTCGTCATGCGGCTCAACGACCCCTCCACATCCGTACGAGGAACCGAGATCAATGGCTGA
- the tsaB gene encoding tRNA (adenosine(37)-N6)-threonylcarbamoyltransferase complex dimerization subunit type 1 TsaB → MLLLALDTATPAVTVALHDGTDVVAASSQVDARRHGELLLPAVDRVLAEAGVRLDAVTAIVVGVGPGPYTGLRVGLMTADTFGLALGVPVHGLCTLDGLAYAAEVEGPFVVATDARRKEVYWARYEDALTRVTEPAVDRPAEIADVVAGLPAVGAGALLYPDTFPDARAPEYVSAAALAGLAARRLAEGDESAAPRPLYLRRPDAQVPRNYKVVTPK, encoded by the coding sequence GTGCTCTTGCTCGCTCTGGATACCGCCACCCCAGCCGTCACCGTCGCGCTGCACGACGGGACGGACGTCGTCGCCGCGTCGAGTCAGGTGGACGCGCGCCGGCATGGGGAACTGCTGCTGCCCGCCGTCGACCGGGTGCTCGCCGAGGCGGGCGTCCGCCTCGACGCCGTCACCGCGATCGTCGTGGGCGTCGGGCCCGGTCCGTACACCGGGCTGCGCGTCGGTCTCATGACCGCCGACACCTTCGGCCTCGCCCTCGGGGTCCCGGTCCACGGACTGTGCACCCTCGACGGGCTCGCGTACGCGGCCGAGGTCGAGGGACCGTTCGTGGTGGCGACCGACGCCCGGCGCAAGGAGGTGTACTGGGCGCGGTACGAGGACGCGCTGACGCGGGTGACGGAGCCGGCCGTCGACCGTCCCGCCGAGATCGCCGACGTGGTGGCCGGGCTGCCCGCCGTGGGGGCCGGTGCGCTGCTCTATCCGGACACCTTCCCCGACGCCCGCGCGCCCGAGTACGTCTCCGCCGCCGCCCTCGCGGGCCTGGCGGCGCGGCGGCTGGCCGAGGGGGACGAATCGGCGGCGCCCCGGCCGCTGTATCTGCGCCGCCCCGACGCGCAGGTGCCCAGGAACTACAAGGTGGTCACCCCCAAGTGA
- the tsaE gene encoding tRNA (adenosine(37)-N6)-threonylcarbamoyltransferase complex ATPase subunit type 1 TsaE gives MEAPAAPHVPGEPGFSLQITVRSPDQMLELGRRMAKLLRAGDLVMLDGELGAGKTTLTRGLGEGLGVRGAVTSPTFVIARVHPSLVDGPPLVHVDAYRLGGGLDEMEDLDLDVSLPDSVIVVEWGEGKVEELTDDRLNVVIHRAVGDTTDEVRQVAVTGLGERWASVELGALSA, from the coding sequence ATGGAAGCGCCAGCAGCACCGCACGTCCCGGGTGAGCCGGGGTTCTCTCTTCAGATCACCGTCCGTTCCCCCGACCAGATGCTGGAGCTGGGCCGCAGGATGGCCAAGCTGCTGCGGGCCGGCGATCTCGTGATGCTCGACGGGGAGCTGGGGGCCGGGAAGACGACCCTGACGCGAGGGCTCGGGGAGGGGCTGGGGGTGCGGGGTGCGGTCACCTCGCCGACCTTCGTCATCGCCCGCGTGCATCCGTCCCTGGTGGACGGGCCGCCGCTCGTCCACGTCGACGCGTACCGCCTGGGTGGCGGGCTGGACGAGATGGAGGACCTCGATCTCGATGTCTCGCTGCCCGATTCGGTGATCGTGGTGGAGTGGGGCGAGGGCAAGGTCGAGGAGTTGACCGACGACCGGCTGAACGTCGTCATCCACCGGGCCGTCGGCGACACGACCGACGAGGTGCGGCAGGTGGCGGTGACGGGGCTGGGGGAGCGGTGGGCCTCGGTGGAGCTGGGGGCGCTGTCCGCGTAA
- a CDS encoding alpha/beta hydrolase: MSESSAEAVEAVASAAAATAASGGGTWRRAGVAGAAIGVVAAGAAAGVAIERLTVGRGMRRKARLALDSTGPYGALRGTPGKAYADDGTELYYEVDDVEPEADVSPRRRRLFGHKAPAPVTVVFSHGYCLNQDSWHFQRAALRGVVRTVHWDQRSHGRSGRTAAQARDGSPVTIDQLGRDLKAVIDAAAPQGPIVLVGHSMGGMTIMALAAHYPELIRERVVAVALVGTSSGRLGEVNFGLPVAGVNAVRRVLPGVLRALGQQAALVERGRRATADLFAGVIKRYSFASRDVDPAVARFAERMIEGTPIDVVAEFYPAFTEHDKTEVLTAFAELPVLVLAGVKDLVTPSEHSEAIAGLLPDAELVLVPDAGHLVMLEHPEVVTDRLADLLTRAGAVPAGSTVSGYGSASSTARPG, encoded by the coding sequence GTGAGCGAGAGCAGCGCGGAGGCCGTGGAGGCCGTCGCGAGCGCGGCCGCCGCCACGGCCGCCTCCGGCGGCGGGACGTGGCGCAGGGCCGGCGTCGCGGGGGCGGCGATAGGCGTGGTCGCCGCGGGCGCCGCCGCCGGTGTCGCCATAGAGCGGCTCACCGTCGGGCGAGGCATGCGCCGGAAGGCCCGCCTCGCGCTCGACTCCACCGGCCCGTACGGGGCGCTGCGCGGAACGCCCGGCAAGGCGTACGCCGACGACGGCACCGAGCTGTACTACGAGGTCGACGACGTCGAGCCCGAGGCCGACGTCTCGCCCCGCAGACGCCGGCTCTTCGGCCACAAGGCCCCGGCCCCGGTCACCGTCGTCTTCAGCCACGGCTACTGCCTCAACCAGGACTCCTGGCACTTCCAGAGGGCCGCGCTGCGCGGTGTCGTACGGACCGTGCACTGGGACCAGCGCAGCCACGGCCGCTCCGGGCGCACGGCCGCCCAGGCGCGGGACGGGTCGCCGGTCACCATCGACCAGCTCGGGCGTGATCTGAAGGCGGTGATCGACGCGGCAGCGCCCCAGGGGCCGATCGTGCTCGTCGGGCACTCCATGGGCGGCATGACCATCATGGCGCTGGCCGCGCACTACCCCGAGCTGATCCGCGAGCGGGTCGTCGCCGTCGCCCTGGTCGGTACGTCGTCGGGGCGGCTCGGCGAGGTCAACTTCGGGCTGCCGGTCGCGGGCGTCAACGCCGTACGGCGGGTGCTGCCCGGGGTGCTGAGGGCGCTGGGGCAGCAGGCCGCGCTGGTGGAGCGGGGGAGGCGGGCGACCGCCGATCTGTTCGCCGGGGTCATCAAGCGGTACTCGTTCGCGTCGCGGGACGTCGACCCGGCGGTCGCGCGGTTCGCCGAGCGGATGATCGAGGGCACGCCGATCGACGTGGTCGCCGAGTTCTACCCGGCGTTCACCGAACACGACAAGACCGAGGTGCTGACGGCGTTCGCCGAGCTGCCGGTGCTCGTGCTGGCCGGGGTCAAGGACCTCGTCACACCGAGCGAGCACAGTGAGGCCATCGCCGGTCTGCTGCCGGACGCGGAGCTGGTGCTGGTGCCGGACGCGGGGCATCTGGTGATGCTGGAGCACCCCGAGGTCGTGACGGACCGGCTCGCCGATCTCCTCACCCGCGCGGGCGCCGTCCCGGCGGGGTCTACCGTAAGTGGTTATGGAAGCGCCAGCAGCACCGCACGTCCCGGGTGA
- the alr gene encoding alanine racemase has product MSETAPLRSAPLRARAEIDLDALRANVRTLRALAPGAELMAVVKSDAYGHGAVRCAEAAVEAGAAWLGTATPEEALALRAAGLSGRLMCWLWAPGGPWREAVEAELDVSVSGMWALREVTVAARDVGLRARVQLKADTGLGRNGCQPDDWPELVTEALRAESEGLLTVTGLWSHLACADEPGHPSVEAQLTRFRDMVTYAEKQGVHPEVRHIANSPATLTRPDAHFDLVRTGIAVYGISPSPELGSSADLGLRPVMRLSASLALVKHVSGGHGVSYGHHYVTSGATTLGLVPVGYADGIPRHASGTGPVLVGGKWRTVAGRVAMDQFVVDLGGDEPAAGDEVVLFGPGDGGEPTAEDWAKAAGTIAYEIVTRIGTRVPRVYVDTGE; this is encoded by the coding sequence ATGAGTGAGACAGCACCTCTGCGGAGCGCGCCCCTGCGGGCCCGTGCCGAGATCGATCTGGACGCCCTGCGGGCCAATGTGCGGACGTTGCGTGCGCTGGCGCCCGGCGCTGAGCTGATGGCCGTGGTCAAGTCGGACGCGTACGGCCATGGGGCGGTGCGGTGTGCCGAGGCGGCGGTCGAGGCGGGGGCCGCCTGGCTGGGGACGGCCACACCGGAGGAGGCGCTGGCGTTGCGGGCGGCGGGGCTGTCGGGGCGGCTCATGTGCTGGCTGTGGGCCCCCGGCGGGCCCTGGCGCGAGGCCGTCGAGGCCGAACTGGACGTCTCCGTCAGCGGGATGTGGGCGCTGCGGGAGGTCACCGTCGCCGCCCGTGACGTGGGCCTGCGTGCGCGCGTGCAGCTCAAGGCCGACACCGGGCTCGGGCGCAACGGCTGTCAGCCGGACGACTGGCCGGAGCTCGTCACCGAGGCGCTGCGGGCGGAGTCCGAGGGGCTCCTCACCGTCACCGGCCTCTGGTCGCACCTCGCGTGCGCCGACGAGCCGGGCCACCCCTCCGTCGAGGCCCAGCTCACCCGATTCCGCGACATGGTGACGTACGCCGAGAAACAGGGCGTCCACCCGGAGGTGCGGCACATCGCCAACTCGCCCGCCACGCTCACCCGACCGGACGCGCACTTCGATCTCGTACGCACGGGCATCGCGGTCTACGGCATCTCGCCCAGCCCCGAGCTGGGCAGTTCCGCCGACCTCGGGCTGCGGCCGGTGATGCGGCTGAGCGCCTCGCTCGCGCTGGTCAAGCATGTGTCCGGCGGCCACGGCGTCAGCTACGGCCACCACTACGTCACCTCCGGCGCCACGACCCTCGGCCTGGTGCCCGTCGGCTACGCGGACGGCATCCCCCGGCACGCCTCCGGCACCGGGCCCGTGCTGGTCGGCGGCAAGTGGCGGACGGTCGCGGGCCGGGTCGCCATGGACCAGTTCGTCGTCGACCTCGGCGGGGACGAACCCGCCGCCGGGGACGAGGTGGTGCTGTTCGGGCCGGGCGACGGGGGCGAGCCGACCGCCGAGGACTGGGCGAAGGCGGCCGGGACCATCGCGTACGAGATCGTGACGCGCATCGGAACCCGTGTTCCACGCGTCTACGTCGACACGGGTGAGTGA
- a CDS encoding holo-ACP synthase, whose amino-acid sequence MPIIGVGIDVAEIDRFRASLERTPSLAQRLFLPSELLLPSGERRGIASLAARFAAKEALAKALGAPGGLHWTDAEVYVEPSGRPRLRVSGTVAARAAELGVRSWHISLSHDAGVASAVVVAEG is encoded by the coding sequence ATGCCCATCATCGGAGTCGGCATCGACGTCGCAGAGATCGACCGCTTCCGCGCCTCACTGGAGCGCACCCCCAGCCTGGCCCAACGCCTCTTCCTCCCGAGCGAACTCCTCCTCCCCAGCGGCGAACGCCGGGGCATCGCCTCCCTGGCGGCCCGCTTCGCCGCGAAGGAGGCCCTCGCCAAGGCCCTCGGCGCCCCCGGCGGCCTCCACTGGACCGACGCCGAGGTCTACGTCGAACCCTCCGGCCGGCCCCGCCTCCGGGTGAGCGGCACGGTCGCCGCCCGCGCCGCCGAACTGGGCGTCAGGTCCTGGCACATCTCCCTGAGCCATGACGCGGGGGTGGCTTCGGCGGTGGTGGTGGCCGAGGGCTGA
- a CDS encoding NAD(P)H-hydrate dehydratase: protein MRSAHRVETVRSAERTLMARLPDGALMQRAAAGLAAACATTLGRVYGSRVVLLTGSGDNGGDTLYAGARLAGRGAGVTAVLLAPDRTHPEALQSLLRAGGTTATPRTTAAALSRADLVLDGIVGIGGKGGLRPEAAHLADLVAASPATVIAVDLPSGIEPDTGEVHGAAVRADLTVTFGTHKPGLLIDPARAYAGSVRLVDIGLAATLPAIPALESLQHADVAALLPRPSPESDKYRRGVVGVAAGSVRYPGAAVLAVAGALRGGAGAVRYVGPAADAVLARFPETLVSDKGPKKAGRVQAWVAGPGAGDDPTPVAEALSSDVPVLLDADGLRLADRETVRTRAAPTLLTPHAGEAAALLGVSREEVEASRLRAAHGLAHAYNATVLLKGSTTLIATPTPDTPVRVNPTGTPWLATAGSGDVLSGLAGSLLAAGLSPLDAASVAAYVHGLAGRYAADGAPAGAHDVAEAIPAAWRDIRN, encoded by the coding sequence ATGCGCTCAGCCCACCGCGTAGAAACCGTCCGCTCAGCCGAACGCACCCTCATGGCCCGGCTCCCCGACGGCGCCCTGATGCAACGCGCCGCCGCGGGCCTCGCCGCAGCCTGCGCGACCACCCTGGGCCGGGTCTACGGCAGCCGCGTCGTCCTGCTCACCGGCAGCGGCGACAACGGCGGCGACACCCTCTACGCCGGCGCCCGCCTGGCCGGACGCGGCGCGGGAGTGACAGCCGTCCTCCTCGCTCCCGACCGCACGCACCCCGAGGCCCTGCAGTCCCTCCTCCGCGCGGGCGGCACCACCGCCACCCCCCGCACCACGGCCGCCGCCCTCTCCCGGGCCGACCTCGTCCTCGACGGCATCGTCGGCATCGGCGGCAAGGGCGGCCTGCGCCCGGAAGCCGCCCACCTCGCCGACCTGGTGGCGGCCTCCCCCGCCACGGTCATCGCCGTGGACCTCCCGAGCGGCATCGAACCGGACACCGGCGAGGTGCACGGCGCGGCCGTCCGCGCCGACCTGACCGTCACCTTCGGCACGCACAAACCGGGCCTGCTCATCGACCCGGCCCGCGCGTACGCCGGCTCGGTCCGCCTGGTCGACATCGGCCTGGCGGCCACCCTCCCGGCCATCCCCGCCCTGGAGTCCCTCCAGCACGCCGACGTGGCCGCCCTCCTCCCCCGCCCGTCCCCGGAGAGCGACAAGTACCGCCGGGGAGTCGTGGGCGTCGCCGCCGGCTCGGTCCGCTACCCGGGCGCGGCGGTCCTCGCGGTCGCGGGCGCCCTACGCGGCGGAGCGGGCGCCGTCCGCTACGTGGGTCCCGCCGCCGACGCGGTCCTCGCACGCTTCCCGGAGACCCTGGTCTCGGACAAGGGCCCGAAGAAGGCGGGCAGGGTCCAGGCCTGGGTCGCGGGCCCCGGAGCGGGCGACGACCCGACCCCCGTCGCCGAGGCCCTCTCCAGCGACGTCCCCGTCCTCCTGGACGCCGACGGCCTCCGCCTGGCCGACCGCGAGACGGTCCGCACCCGAGCGGCCCCCACCCTCCTGACCCCGCACGCGGGCGAGGCGGCGGCCCTCCTGGGCGTCTCCCGCGAGGAGGTGGAGGCATCCCGCCTCAGGGCCGCACACGGCCTGGCCCACGCCTACAACGCGACCGTCCTGCTCAAGGGCTCCACCACCCTCATCGCCACCCCGACCCCCGACACCCCGGTCCGCGTCAACCCCACGGGCACCCCCTGGCTGGCCACCGCGGGCAGCGGCGACGTCCTCTCGGGCCTGGCCGGCTCCCTCCTGGCCGCCGGCCTGTCACCGCTGGACGCGGCAAGCGTGGCGGCGTACGTCCATGGGCTGGCGGGCCGGTACGCGGCGGACGGAGCCCCGGCCGGGGCACATGACGTGGCGGAGGCGATTCCGGCCGCCTGGCGGGACATCAGAAACTGA